A stretch of the Gracilinanus agilis isolate LMUSP501 chromosome 4, AgileGrace, whole genome shotgun sequence genome encodes the following:
- the DHRS13 gene encoding dehydrogenase/reductase SDR family member 13, with product MDGLLLGAGMLLGSYVLIYYNFIKAVPCMSPINLKGKTAVVTGGNTGIGKMTALELAQRGARVVLACRSKEKGEAAVYDIRKESGNNEVIFMMLDLSSLASVRSFATAFLSSEPRLDLLIHNAGISSCGKTKETFNLILRVNHVGPFLLTHLLLPRLKANAPSRVVVMASAAHRRGRLDFSRLDRPVWGWQQELRAYADSKLANVLFTRELATQLEGSGVTCYAAHPGPVNSELFLRHVPGWLHLLLSPLAWLVLRTPRGGAQTPLHCALQEGIEPLSGRYFANCHVEEVPTTARDDRAARRLWEASEKLAGLTKEGSQNTSLKPRSPCNPSAQVATGPALSRFRNLSLPLLSEGQRT from the exons ATGGATGGGCTCTTGCTAGGAGCCGGGATGCTCCTGGGCTCCTACGTCCTCATCTACTATAACTTCATCAAAGCTGTGCCCTGTATGAGCCCCATCAACCTCAAGGGAAAGACGGCCGTGGTCACAG GTGGCAACACGGGCATCGGGAAGATGACTGCTCTGGAGCTGGCACAGCGTGGAGCCCGAGTGGTGTTGGCATGCCGAAGCAAGGAAAAGGGGGAAGCTGCTGTTTATGACATCCGAAAG GAGAGTGGGAACAATGAGGTTATCTTCATGATGTTGGATCTGTCCAGCCTGGCTTCCGTGCGTTCCTTTGCCACTGCCTTCCTGAGCTCAGAGCCAAGACTGGACCTCCTCATCCACAATGCAG GAATCAGTTCCTGTGGCAAAACTAAAGAAACCTTTAATCTGATCCTGCGGGTCAACCATGTGGGTCCTTTCCTCTTGACCCATCTTCTGCTTCCCCGGCTGAAGGCCAATGCCCCAAGCCGTGTAGTGGTGATGGCATCAGCAGCCCACCGCCGTGGGCGCCTGGACTTCTCCCGCCTGGATCGTCCAGTCTGGGGCTGGCAGCAGGAGTTACGGGCCTATGCAGACAGCAAATTGGCCAATGTATTGTTCACTCGAGAGCTCGCCACCCAGCTTGAGGGCTCTGGAGTCACCTGCTATGCAGCTCACCCAG GTCCAGTGAACTCTGAGCTGTTTCTCCGACATGTACCAGGCTGGCTGCATTTGTTGTTGTCCCCACTGGCCTGGTTGGTGCTGAGGACCCCAAGGGGTGGAGCACAGACACCCCTCCACTGTGCCCTACAGGAGGGCATTGAGCCACTCAGTGGCCGATACTTTGCCAACTGCCATGTGGAAGAGGTTCCCACCACAGCCCGTGATGACCGGGCTGCCCGTAGGCTGTGGGAGGCCAGTGAAAAACTGGCCGGACTGACTAAGGAAGGATCCCAAAACACCAGCCTGAAACCCAGGTCCCCATGTAATCCTTCAGCCCAAGTCGCcacaggcccagcactctctagGTTCCGAAACCTTTCGCTTCCTTTGCTCTCTGAGGGGCAGAGAACATAG